The Quercus robur chromosome 7, dhQueRobu3.1, whole genome shotgun sequence genome has a segment encoding these proteins:
- the LOC126692012 gene encoding uncharacterized protein LOC126692012 produces the protein MEQAHEEQMQEQSSEKQLMLSYPPTDPQSYPWLVICDGYDKERQTFFSISKDYFHTRNIPEMRNKVIYTSCDGWLVLKDIDSKNLCLLNPTSKEMMQLPTLEDIADHFICILTATPSDPFNQCYVLFIDPPTFTFSFCQLGDKIFYKQTLQANGSVYVQSATFHGGKIYLLIYFGISGSLSYTAEFVGGEIRFTKLAIERFDESLPADIVCYRDYLIESCGELLLVNQMLFGSYRRKVYGFIIFRMDSSKNAWVQVKNIGERAIFISERSKISCFVAENGVKRNSIYFTMPSSRFLYVFDLEDDTITKFLPCPTVACRELDHDWVILK, from the coding sequence ATGGAGCAGGCACATGAAGAGCAAATGCAAGAACAGAGCAGTGAGAAACAACTTATGCTTTCTTATCCTCCTACTGACCCACAATCATATCCTTGGTTAGTAATATGTGATGGGTATGATAAAGAAAGACAAACTTTTTTCAGCATATCAAAAGATTATTTTCACACCAGAAACATTCCTGAGATGCGCAATAAAGTAATATACACTAGTTGTGATGGATGGTTGGTATTAAAGGATATCGATTCAAAGAATTTGTGTCTTTTGAATCCTACTTCTAAAGAGATGATGCAACTTCCGACATTGGAAGACATTGCTGATCATTTTATTTGTATTCTGACGGCAACACCAAGTGACCCCTTCAATCAGTGCTACGTACTATTCATTGATCCCCCAACGttcacattttctttttgccAACTTGgtgataaaattttttacaaacaaaCCCTTCAAGCAAATGGGTCAGTGTACGTTCAATCTGCAACATTTCATGGAGGAAAAATTTATCTTTTGATATACTTTGGGATATCAGGTTCTTTATCTTATACCGCTGAGTTTGTGGGTGGAGAAATTCGTTTTACCAAGTTGGCAATAGAGAGATTTGACGAGTCATTACCTGCCGATATAGTATGTTACCGTGATTATCTCATTGAATCTTGCGGTGAGCTCTTATTAGTTAACCAGATGTTGTTTGGATCGTACAGGAGAAAGGTTTATGGTTTCATAATTTTTCGGATGGATTCTTCAAAGAATGCATGGGTCCAAGTGAAGAACATAGGAGAGCGTGCTATTTTTATTTCCGAGAGGAGCAAAATATCTTGTTTTGTAGCTGAAAATGGAGTCAAGCGAAATTCGATTTACTTCACAATGCCCTCTAGTCGATTTCTTTATGTCTTTGACTTGGAAGATGATACCATTACAAAGTTCCTACCTTGCCCTACTGTAGCTTGTCGTGAATTAGATCATGATTGGGTTATTCTGAAATAG